A window of Solanum stenotomum isolate F172 chromosome 3, ASM1918654v1, whole genome shotgun sequence contains these coding sequences:
- the LOC125859582 gene encoding putative cysteine-rich receptor-like protein kinase 9 isoform X5 — protein MNSILICLFVLSNILVCIKPEEITYMASYCPNTTSDYAQGSKFQFNLNRLLYRLLYNNASNSIYAKPSVGENDDDRVHGLYLCRGDVAPKDCQNCIDVASERIQRECPLKKQATILYDQCLIRYSSIPNFASTFNVSSYYWIVYNSDQSFSWMKQVKGISDAMFDNLTPKATNDLKYAESFDEITPLSLSQKLYGMVQCIPDLSAEDCRACLKGARSVIPKSVPRECRVVHESCHLSYQFKNPEEGRTGAPPPPSPTPGDKDQGEITWKTKLICMVTCVIALLAVVLAGSCIYLKKRRTTERERRERRQLIKLLDMEGNLLDEF, from the exons ATGAATTCGATACTAATATGCTTGTTTGTTCTCTCAAACATCCTTGTGTGCATCAAACCTGAAGAGATCACTTACATGGCAAGCTATTGTCCAAATACAACCAGTGATTATGCACAAGGAAGCAAATTTCAGTTCAATCTTAACCGATTGTTGTACAGATTATTGTACAATAATGCTAGCAATTCCATTTATGCAAAACCCAGTGTAGGTGAAAACGATGACGATAGAGTTCATGGATTGTATCTCTGTAGAGGAGACGTTGCACCTAAAGACTGCCAAAACTGCATAGATGTGGCAAGTGAGCGGATCCAGCGTGAATGTCCGCTTAAGAAACAAGCAACTATATTGTATGATCAGTGTTTGATACGCTATTCTAGTATACCTAATTTTGCGTCCACGTTTAATGTCTCGTCTTATTATTGGATCGTGTATAACTCAGATCAAAGCTTTTCATGGATGAAACAAGTTAAAGGGATTTCAGATGCAATGTTTGATAATCTCACCCCTAAAGCTACAAATGATCTCAAATATGCTGAAAGTTTTGATGAAATTACACCGTTGTCGTTATCTCAGAAGTTGTATGGCATGGTGCAGTGTATACCAGATTTGTCAGCGGAAGATTGCCGTGCTTGCCTGAAGGGTGCGCGGTCTGTAATCCCTAAATCTGTACCACGTGAATGTAGAGTTGTACATGAAAGCTGTCATTTAAGCTATCAATTCAAAAATCCTGAGGAAGGGAGAACGGGAGCACCACCACCG ccatcaccCACACCGGGGGACAAAGACCAAG GGGAAATTACTTGGAAGACCAAGCTTATTTGTATGGTCACATGTGTTATAGCACTACTGGCTGTTGTTTTGGCAGGATCTTGCATTTACcttaagaaaagaagaacaaCTGAGAGAG AGAGGAGAGAAAGGagacaattaattaaattgctTGACATGGAAGGGAACTTACTTGATGAATTTTAA
- the LOC125859582 gene encoding putative cysteine-rich receptor-like protein kinase 9 isoform X6: MNSILICLFVLSNILVCIKPEEITYMASYCPNTTSDYAQGSKFQFNLNRLLYRLLYNNASNSIYAKPSVGENDDDRVHGLYLCRGDVAPKDCQNCIDVASERIQRECPLKKQATILYDQCLIRYSSIPNFASTFNVSSYYWIVYNSDQSFSWMKQVKGISDAMFDNLTPKATNDLKYAESFDEITPLSLSQKLYGMVQCIPDLSAEDCRACLKGARSVIPKSVPRECRVVHESCHLSYQFKNPEEGRTGAPPPPSPTSGGKDEGGMGAPPPPSPTPGDKDQGWNDLRDSCIWLRLSVEPSHLSLYQLDP, from the exons ATGAATTCGATACTAATATGCTTGTTTGTTCTCTCAAACATCCTTGTGTGCATCAAACCTGAAGAGATCACTTACATGGCAAGCTATTGTCCAAATACAACCAGTGATTATGCACAAGGAAGCAAATTTCAGTTCAATCTTAACCGATTGTTGTACAGATTATTGTACAATAATGCTAGCAATTCCATTTATGCAAAACCCAGTGTAGGTGAAAACGATGACGATAGAGTTCATGGATTGTATCTCTGTAGAGGAGACGTTGCACCTAAAGACTGCCAAAACTGCATAGATGTGGCAAGTGAGCGGATCCAGCGTGAATGTCCGCTTAAGAAACAAGCAACTATATTGTATGATCAGTGTTTGATACGCTATTCTAGTATACCTAATTTTGCGTCCACGTTTAATGTCTCGTCTTATTATTGGATCGTGTATAACTCAGATCAAAGCTTTTCATGGATGAAACAAGTTAAAGGGATTTCAGATGCAATGTTTGATAATCTCACCCCTAAAGCTACAAATGATCTCAAATATGCTGAAAGTTTTGATGAAATTACACCGTTGTCGTTATCTCAGAAGTTGTATGGCATGGTGCAGTGTATACCAGATTTGTCAGCGGAAGATTGCCGTGCTTGCCTGAAGGGTGCGCGGTCTGTAATCCCTAAATCTGTACCACGTGAATGTAGAGTTGTACATGAAAGCTGTCATTTAAGCTATCAATTCAAAAATCCTGAGGAAGGGAGAACGGGAGCACCACCACCGCCATCACCCACATCGGGAGGCAAAGATGAAGGGGGAATGGGagcaccaccaccaccatcaccCACACCGGGGGACAAAGACCAAG ggTGGAATGACCTAAGAGACTCTTGTATTTGGCTCCGTTTGTCAGTTGAACCCTCACACTTATCACTTTACCAACTAGACCCTTAA
- the LOC125859582 gene encoding putative cysteine-rich receptor-like protein kinase 9 isoform X4, with protein MNSILICLFVLSNILVCIKPEEITYMASYCPNTTSDYAQGSKFQFNLNRLLYRLLYNNASNSIYAKPSVGENDDDRVHGLYLCRGDVAPKDCQNCIDVASERIQRECPLKKQATILYDQCLIRYSSIPNFASTFNVSSYYWIVYNSDQSFSWMKQVKGISDAMFDNLTPKATNDLKYAESFDEITPLSLSQKLYGMVQCIPDLSAEDCRACLKGARSVIPKSVPRECRVVHESCHLSYQFKNPEEGRTGAPPPPSPTPGDKDQGEITWNTTVICIVTGVIALLAVVLTGSCLYLKKRSRRRAERERRERGRLLQLLDMEGNLLGEF; from the exons ATGAATTCGATACTAATATGCTTGTTTGTTCTCTCAAACATCCTTGTGTGCATCAAACCTGAAGAGATCACTTACATGGCAAGCTATTGTCCAAATACAACCAGTGATTATGCACAAGGAAGCAAATTTCAGTTCAATCTTAACCGATTGTTGTACAGATTATTGTACAATAATGCTAGCAATTCCATTTATGCAAAACCCAGTGTAGGTGAAAACGATGACGATAGAGTTCATGGATTGTATCTCTGTAGAGGAGACGTTGCACCTAAAGACTGCCAAAACTGCATAGATGTGGCAAGTGAGCGGATCCAGCGTGAATGTCCGCTTAAGAAACAAGCAACTATATTGTATGATCAGTGTTTGATACGCTATTCTAGTATACCTAATTTTGCGTCCACGTTTAATGTCTCGTCTTATTATTGGATCGTGTATAACTCAGATCAAAGCTTTTCATGGATGAAACAAGTTAAAGGGATTTCAGATGCAATGTTTGATAATCTCACCCCTAAAGCTACAAATGATCTCAAATATGCTGAAAGTTTTGATGAAATTACACCGTTGTCGTTATCTCAGAAGTTGTATGGCATGGTGCAGTGTATACCAGATTTGTCAGCGGAAGATTGCCGTGCTTGCCTGAAGGGTGCGCGGTCTGTAATCCCTAAATCTGTACCACGTGAATGTAGAGTTGTACATGAAAGCTGTCATTTAAGCTATCAATTCAAAAATCCTGAGGAAGGGAGAACGGGAGCACCACCACCG ccatcaccCACACCGGGGGACAAAGACCAAG GGGAAATTACTTGGAATACCACGGTTATTTGTATCGTCACAGGTGTTATAGCACTGCTGGCCGTTGTATTGACAGGATCTTGCCTTTACCTTAAgaaaagaagtagaagaagagcTGAGAGAG AGAGGAGGGAAAGGGGACGACTACTTCAGTTGCTTGACATGGAAGGAAACTTACTTggtgaattttaa
- the LOC125859582 gene encoding putative cysteine-rich receptor-like protein kinase 9 isoform X7 — MNSILICLFVLSNILVCIKPEEITYMASYCPNTTSDYAQGSKFQFNLNRLLYRLLYNNASNSIYAKPSVGENDDDRVHGLYLCRGDVAPKDCQNCIDVASERIQRECPLKKQATILYDQCLIRYSSIPNFASTFNVSSYYWIVYNSDQSFSWMKQVKGISDAMFDNLTPKATNDLKYAESFDEITPLSLSQKLYGMVQCIPDLSAEDCRACLKGARSVIPKSVPRECRVVHESCHLSYQFKNPEEGRTGAPPPPSPTPGDKDQGWNDLRDSCIWLRLSVEPSHLSLYQLDP, encoded by the exons ATGAATTCGATACTAATATGCTTGTTTGTTCTCTCAAACATCCTTGTGTGCATCAAACCTGAAGAGATCACTTACATGGCAAGCTATTGTCCAAATACAACCAGTGATTATGCACAAGGAAGCAAATTTCAGTTCAATCTTAACCGATTGTTGTACAGATTATTGTACAATAATGCTAGCAATTCCATTTATGCAAAACCCAGTGTAGGTGAAAACGATGACGATAGAGTTCATGGATTGTATCTCTGTAGAGGAGACGTTGCACCTAAAGACTGCCAAAACTGCATAGATGTGGCAAGTGAGCGGATCCAGCGTGAATGTCCGCTTAAGAAACAAGCAACTATATTGTATGATCAGTGTTTGATACGCTATTCTAGTATACCTAATTTTGCGTCCACGTTTAATGTCTCGTCTTATTATTGGATCGTGTATAACTCAGATCAAAGCTTTTCATGGATGAAACAAGTTAAAGGGATTTCAGATGCAATGTTTGATAATCTCACCCCTAAAGCTACAAATGATCTCAAATATGCTGAAAGTTTTGATGAAATTACACCGTTGTCGTTATCTCAGAAGTTGTATGGCATGGTGCAGTGTATACCAGATTTGTCAGCGGAAGATTGCCGTGCTTGCCTGAAGGGTGCGCGGTCTGTAATCCCTAAATCTGTACCACGTGAATGTAGAGTTGTACATGAAAGCTGTCATTTAAGCTATCAATTCAAAAATCCTGAGGAAGGGAGAACGGGAGCACCACCACCG ccatcaccCACACCGGGGGACAAAGACCAAG ggTGGAATGACCTAAGAGACTCTTGTATTTGGCTCCGTTTGTCAGTTGAACCCTCACACTTATCACTTTACCAACTAGACCCTTAA
- the LOC125859582 gene encoding putative cysteine-rich receptor-like protein kinase 9 isoform X3, with translation MNSILICLFVLSNILVCIKPEEITYMASYCPNTTSDYAQGSKFQFNLNRLLYRLLYNNASNSIYAKPSVGENDDDRVHGLYLCRGDVAPKDCQNCIDVASERIQRECPLKKQATILYDQCLIRYSSIPNFASTFNVSSYYWIVYNSDQSFSWMKQVKGISDAMFDNLTPKATNDLKYAESFDEITPLSLSQKLYGMVQCIPDLSAEDCRACLKGARSVIPKSVPRECRVVHESCHLSYQFKNPEEGRTGAPPPPSPTSGGKDEGGMGAPPPPSPTPGDKDQGEITWKTKLICMVTCVIALLAVVLAGSCIYLKKRRTTERERRERRQLIKLLDMEGNLLDEF, from the exons ATGAATTCGATACTAATATGCTTGTTTGTTCTCTCAAACATCCTTGTGTGCATCAAACCTGAAGAGATCACTTACATGGCAAGCTATTGTCCAAATACAACCAGTGATTATGCACAAGGAAGCAAATTTCAGTTCAATCTTAACCGATTGTTGTACAGATTATTGTACAATAATGCTAGCAATTCCATTTATGCAAAACCCAGTGTAGGTGAAAACGATGACGATAGAGTTCATGGATTGTATCTCTGTAGAGGAGACGTTGCACCTAAAGACTGCCAAAACTGCATAGATGTGGCAAGTGAGCGGATCCAGCGTGAATGTCCGCTTAAGAAACAAGCAACTATATTGTATGATCAGTGTTTGATACGCTATTCTAGTATACCTAATTTTGCGTCCACGTTTAATGTCTCGTCTTATTATTGGATCGTGTATAACTCAGATCAAAGCTTTTCATGGATGAAACAAGTTAAAGGGATTTCAGATGCAATGTTTGATAATCTCACCCCTAAAGCTACAAATGATCTCAAATATGCTGAAAGTTTTGATGAAATTACACCGTTGTCGTTATCTCAGAAGTTGTATGGCATGGTGCAGTGTATACCAGATTTGTCAGCGGAAGATTGCCGTGCTTGCCTGAAGGGTGCGCGGTCTGTAATCCCTAAATCTGTACCACGTGAATGTAGAGTTGTACATGAAAGCTGTCATTTAAGCTATCAATTCAAAAATCCTGAGGAAGGGAGAACGGGAGCACCACCACCGCCATCACCCACATCGGGAGGCAAAGATGAAGGGGGAATGGGagcaccaccaccaccatcaccCACACCGGGGGACAAAGACCAAG GGGAAATTACTTGGAAGACCAAGCTTATTTGTATGGTCACATGTGTTATAGCACTACTGGCTGTTGTTTTGGCAGGATCTTGCATTTACcttaagaaaagaagaacaaCTGAGAGAG AGAGGAGAGAAAGGagacaattaattaaattgctTGACATGGAAGGGAACTTACTTGATGAATTTTAA
- the LOC125859582 gene encoding putative cysteine-rich receptor-like protein kinase 9 isoform X1: MNSILICLFVLSNILVCIKPEEITYMASYCPNTTSDYAQGSKFQFNLNRLLYRLLYNNASNSIYAKPSVGENDDDRVHGLYLCRGDVAPKDCQNCIDVASERIQRECPLKKQATILYDQCLIRYSSIPNFASTFNVSSYYWIVYNSDQSFSWMKQVKGISDAMFDNLTPKATNDLKYAESFDEITPLSLSQKLYGMVQCIPDLSAEDCRACLKGARSVIPKSVPRECRVVHESCHLSYQFKNPEEGRTGAPPPPSPTSGGKDEGGMGAPPPPSPTPGDKDQGEITWNTTVICIVTGVIALLAVVLTGSCLYLKKRSRRRAERERRERGRLLQLLDMEGNLLGEF; encoded by the exons ATGAATTCGATACTAATATGCTTGTTTGTTCTCTCAAACATCCTTGTGTGCATCAAACCTGAAGAGATCACTTACATGGCAAGCTATTGTCCAAATACAACCAGTGATTATGCACAAGGAAGCAAATTTCAGTTCAATCTTAACCGATTGTTGTACAGATTATTGTACAATAATGCTAGCAATTCCATTTATGCAAAACCCAGTGTAGGTGAAAACGATGACGATAGAGTTCATGGATTGTATCTCTGTAGAGGAGACGTTGCACCTAAAGACTGCCAAAACTGCATAGATGTGGCAAGTGAGCGGATCCAGCGTGAATGTCCGCTTAAGAAACAAGCAACTATATTGTATGATCAGTGTTTGATACGCTATTCTAGTATACCTAATTTTGCGTCCACGTTTAATGTCTCGTCTTATTATTGGATCGTGTATAACTCAGATCAAAGCTTTTCATGGATGAAACAAGTTAAAGGGATTTCAGATGCAATGTTTGATAATCTCACCCCTAAAGCTACAAATGATCTCAAATATGCTGAAAGTTTTGATGAAATTACACCGTTGTCGTTATCTCAGAAGTTGTATGGCATGGTGCAGTGTATACCAGATTTGTCAGCGGAAGATTGCCGTGCTTGCCTGAAGGGTGCGCGGTCTGTAATCCCTAAATCTGTACCACGTGAATGTAGAGTTGTACATGAAAGCTGTCATTTAAGCTATCAATTCAAAAATCCTGAGGAAGGGAGAACGGGAGCACCACCACCGCCATCACCCACATCGGGAGGCAAAGATGAAGGGGGAATGGGagcaccaccaccaccatcaccCACACCGGGGGACAAAGACCAAG GGGAAATTACTTGGAATACCACGGTTATTTGTATCGTCACAGGTGTTATAGCACTGCTGGCCGTTGTATTGACAGGATCTTGCCTTTACCTTAAgaaaagaagtagaagaagagcTGAGAGAG AGAGGAGGGAAAGGGGACGACTACTTCAGTTGCTTGACATGGAAGGAAACTTACTTggtgaattttaa
- the LOC125859582 gene encoding putative cysteine-rich receptor-like protein kinase 9 isoform X2, translating into MNSILICLFVLSNILVCIKPEEITYMASYCPNTTSDYAQGSKFQFNLNRLLYRLLYNNASNSIYAKPSVGENDDDRVHGLYLCRGDVAPKDCQNCIDVASERIQRECPLKKQATILYDQCLIRYSSIPNFASTFNVSSYYWIVYNSDQSFSWMKQVKGISDAMFDNLTPKATNDLKYAESFDEITPLSLSQKLYGMVQCIPDLSAEDCRACLKGARSVIPKSVPRECRVVHESCHLSYQFKNPEEGRTGAPPPPSPTSGGKDEGGMGAPPPPSPTPGDKDQGEITWNTTVICIVTGVIALLAVVLTGSCLYLKKRSRRRAERERRERRQLIKLLDMEGNLLDEF; encoded by the exons ATGAATTCGATACTAATATGCTTGTTTGTTCTCTCAAACATCCTTGTGTGCATCAAACCTGAAGAGATCACTTACATGGCAAGCTATTGTCCAAATACAACCAGTGATTATGCACAAGGAAGCAAATTTCAGTTCAATCTTAACCGATTGTTGTACAGATTATTGTACAATAATGCTAGCAATTCCATTTATGCAAAACCCAGTGTAGGTGAAAACGATGACGATAGAGTTCATGGATTGTATCTCTGTAGAGGAGACGTTGCACCTAAAGACTGCCAAAACTGCATAGATGTGGCAAGTGAGCGGATCCAGCGTGAATGTCCGCTTAAGAAACAAGCAACTATATTGTATGATCAGTGTTTGATACGCTATTCTAGTATACCTAATTTTGCGTCCACGTTTAATGTCTCGTCTTATTATTGGATCGTGTATAACTCAGATCAAAGCTTTTCATGGATGAAACAAGTTAAAGGGATTTCAGATGCAATGTTTGATAATCTCACCCCTAAAGCTACAAATGATCTCAAATATGCTGAAAGTTTTGATGAAATTACACCGTTGTCGTTATCTCAGAAGTTGTATGGCATGGTGCAGTGTATACCAGATTTGTCAGCGGAAGATTGCCGTGCTTGCCTGAAGGGTGCGCGGTCTGTAATCCCTAAATCTGTACCACGTGAATGTAGAGTTGTACATGAAAGCTGTCATTTAAGCTATCAATTCAAAAATCCTGAGGAAGGGAGAACGGGAGCACCACCACCGCCATCACCCACATCGGGAGGCAAAGATGAAGGGGGAATGGGagcaccaccaccaccatcaccCACACCGGGGGACAAAGACCAAG GGGAAATTACTTGGAATACCACGGTTATTTGTATCGTCACAGGTGTTATAGCACTGCTGGCCGTTGTATTGACAGGATCTTGCCTTTACCTTAAgaaaagaagtagaagaagagcTGAGAGAG AGAGGAGAGAAAGGagacaattaattaaattgctTGACATGGAAGGGAACTTACTTGATGAATTTTAA
- the LOC125859741 gene encoding E3 ubiquitin-protein ligase AIRP2-like produces the protein MTNYYEVVKSTSCEDSLKAIEADIQYANLLAASIPRFKNGTCLQMKLVYSNFAPVLLFLLQWMDCSCTCLLPNYFNFFHITVYKVIPNGKKKIPSDARKASIREFYAVLLPSLRHLHDSSSEQESSHDEPQVSKMIVGKKVQEKKHFDADLEKENECGICLEPCTKVVLPNCCHAMCISCYRDWNLRSESCPFCRGNLKRVNSGDLWVLTGSNDVVDQATLSNEDMLRFYLYINNLPKDIPDAMFLVYYEYLI, from the exons ATGACGAATTACTATGAGGTTGTGAAATCTACTTCATGTGAAGATTCTTTAAAGGCAATTGAGGCTGACATTCAGTATGCCAATTTGCT GGCAGCTTCAATTCCGAGGTTCAAGAATGGTACTTGTTTACAAATGAAATTGGTGTACAGTAACTTTGCACCGGTACTTCTGTTCTTGCTCCAGTGGATGGATTGCTCATGCACATGCTTACTTCcaaattatttcaatttcttcCACATAACTGTATACAAG GTTATCCCCAATGGGAAGAAGAAGATTCCTTCTGATGCTAGGAAAGCAAGCATTAGAGAATTCTATG CTGTTCTATTACCATCTCTACGGCACCTACATGATAGCTCATCAGAGCAGGAGAGTAGTCACGACGAACCTCAAGTTTCAAAAATGATTGTTGGGAAGAAAGTACAAGAGAAGAAACATTTTGATGCTGATCtagagaaagaaaatgaatgtGGGATCTGCTTAGAACCGTGCACTAAAGTAGTTTTGCCAAACTGCTGTCATGCTATGTGTATTAGTTGCTATCGTGACTG GAACTTAAGGTCAGAGTCCTGCCCATTTTGCAGAGGAAACCTCAAAAGAGTGAATTCAGGGGATCTGTGGGTTCTGACAGGCAGTAACGATGTCGTTGATCAGGCAACTCTTTCGAATGAGGACATGTTGCGTTTCTATCTTTACATAAACAACCTGCCTAAAGATATTCCAGATGCAATGTTCCTAGTTTATTATGaatatttgatatga